A region of the Bombus affinis isolate iyBomAffi1 chromosome 7, iyBomAffi1.2, whole genome shotgun sequence genome:
ataaatctttaacaaaaaattaataGTGCCCGAATCTGCAATATTGTGATGCTATTGGTAGTAATGAATTCTTTCTCGCAGAAAACTTATCTTTCAGGTACTATTATACTAAAATATCTTCGGCCTTCTTTCCAGTCAATTTCATTAAATCGGAATGGATCCTAAACTGTAATCTGGATTCCAACAGATATCCAGCGAATGTTTTTCTGCAACGAATAAGAGTTAACAACTGAATAACAAATGTTATGTGAACGTCTAAAATAAATCATATAGAAATTACTTGACGTCCTCTAAATATCCAATAGCGAGTTGAATATTTCCTTGATCTTGTGCCAGCAAAGCTAATTCTACTGTTGCATAAGGAAGTAAATAGGTATCCTCTTTGATCGATTTGTCCAACTCGAGAACGCGTTTTAAACAATTTTCAGCTAACAAAGGATGTTTCATTTGTCGTAAGCAAGCACCCTTTAGAAGCAATAAGAGTGCTTCATTATCCGTGTGATATTCTGTTTTCctgtaaaatatttgaaatttttgtatGCTACCAGATAAATATTCTAAATTAGATTAGGAATGAAATCGATCGAAAGACTTACGAAGCTTTCGCAAGTTCCTTTTCAGCTTCTTCGATTACTTTAAACATGTTTAGCGTCAAATCTTGTCGTTTGCCTACTATGCGAaacaaattccacacatacatAAGTTCAAATATAGGAAGGACCAGGTTTTTTTTTTGAGCAAAGTACCGTTCAGTTTTTTTTACTATAAATTTTTCCATTGGTAATGACTTCCCTGCAATACGTTGTTTATACGTAGACGCTTGCATCATTAAAGTATCTATCATTTGCTTCTCTTCGCTTTGTACTGGTGGTTTCCGCATCATAAGTATCGCAGCTCTTTGATACAAATAAATTGTACGTGACCAATGTGATTCTTTGGCTAAAGCATCTGCAAACGTTGCAGCTTCATCCCATTGCTGCAGTGAACAATGTGCCCACATTAATTCCCAGAAACAAATATGATGAAAGTGAGGCCATAGATCTTGACTTTTCCAAGACTTTGTATACCATTCTAAAGATTTCTCAAAATTTCCTCTCGTTAGTTCTAGTCTGCCTTTAAAAAACAAAAACCATATACCGTTTGGATAAAGACTCAGTTCTTCTTCCAAAACTTTTTCACACCAGTATAGATCACCGTCTGTATGACTCAGAACAAATGATATTATTAAATTGTAAGATAAAAGAAACATCGCGCACAACACGTGCCTTAATCCTCTTCTTTCTCCGTATCCCGCTTCTAATTCCGATAAACCATATTCCTATTGATGAAAATAATATGTTGTCATCATAAGATGGAAAGATTTATACAAAGATTTTTTATAGTAAAAGATATTTTAGTACCTTATCACCCGAAAATCCAATAAACTCTAACAGTTTGATAATTTTCGCTGGTAATAGGGAAATCATCTAAAAAATTCTCAAAAATAGTTATTGCTACTTATTTTGTACAGTAAATATTGTTAATACCACATACCAAATTAAATGCACCAATACCAGTGCGGACACCGCTCtcaaaatgtattttatgaGCATTATTTTcccatttacgattatttaaaattgataaacattctctggaaaaaataatgtacataaataatatactaTTTTTTAATCGACGTAACATCTACataaataattcacactatgaTTCGTTTACTTATATGACAGAAAGCAGGTACGAATTTTCAATCCAGCTTTAACAAAGCTGACCAAAGTCTCGTCCTCCACAAACGTGAGCATCGATTTTAAAAAAAGTGACTCGGCATAACAGAGTTCCGCATGCACTTCCTCTGCAATAGTAATTCGATATCATTCCTTACATGCTTGATGATTTAGTAATATCAGTGCCACAACATGTTATAATATGTgggtaatttaattattaaaaatggaaAACTTGTTTGTTAGTAAATAAATTCGTACATCAAAATACTTTGCATTAGATAATGAACTATGACTATTGAATTGTCTagattgatatatatatatatatatataacaaatataacaaaatgTCCTGACAATATTCCATAATTTTGCTACAAAGAGGAGATTTAAATATCTAAATTAGTACAAGTTACTGGTAGTGAAATGTTATCTGTTAATTTAAAAACCGACTTACATATAAAGTATTACATGCTTTCCAGGAAATTTTGTGTTGACAATGCATTATAGACAAAAATAATATAACTAGCTTGATAAGACATGATGGCACAGATCAATCTGGTATAAGTGTATACATTACCAATTGTATAAGCATCGTAGTTAGTCTTCTTCACCATTTTGCCAATATTTTGTGTTAGTGTAACATGTTTACGCTGTTTCAAGCACACAGTCATGCATTGTTTTACAGCTCCAACCGCCTTTTCAATGCATTTCTAAGCAATACACATTACAATATATTATTGAAAGACATATTTTCCGAATATCACAATTTACTGTGGTTTAATACTTGTTCAGATGTAAGAATAGCCTCGAGGAATGCAAATATACTTGTTCCTAAAGAATGATACATGCTACTGCCTGCCCAGGGCTCCATAATCTTTCTTGCTTCTTCAAAatcattattaaaaaaatagtgTATGGCTTTTTTTGCCTCCATTATTGCTGTATCCAAATCCATAGAAGTAGGCCTTgaaacaaaatataattaatttaaaacatataatgtacatatatataggtATATCAATATAATACTTACTGTGGTAAAGATTCTTGAGCATCTTGAAACTAAAATCGtggaaatgaaaatttaaataagatACTGCCAATTATTACTAATAATGAAACAATCTTACTTATGCATACATACCTCATCTTCTTCAATGTCTGACATCTTgaattaatatttgaatatatttgataatatttgAATTAATATGCTAAAGAgataaaatattgtatattaCTATTTAATTTATTGACACTTAATTTATATGAgggatttgtataaaaataaaatagtctCACATTGAATAAATATACAGCATAGAGATCTTATATTTTGTAAGATGATCCTTTTATGCATCAGATATGTTAATTATTAGAGATGAAAGATATATTCCTTAAGACAGATTTCTCAATTGTGCTTTTATCTTTAATTTTAGGTCGTTATTTCTCTTGTTCCAtcataaaaattacattttgtaatttgtaaatataactattaaaaataaactacaacaaaaaaataaaagcaattTCTTACTATAACATATCCTTACTTTTATAATTTATCTATGTATTGTGATATACAAAATTGATTATGATAATCATACAAATATCAAACAGGTTTATAGATTAACATATATTGATAGAAAAGATATATTGATGAtaagataaaatatatttttcagaggaaaattatcaTCTCTTTAAAGATCGTATTGATAAAAACGACATAATTTTTAAAGAACAATGTCAAATATTTACCTTCAATGATATAGATATATACTTTTATCATGgaaatttcttgttattacatTCCTAGCTTTGCAGAGAAGATGTTTTCTTCAGATATATCCAGGTGGAAGGTGATAGTAGAGTGATAATgctagaaataaaaattatagatagtaaatatacatatagacaatatatacatgtatatatagaaacaAAAACCAATTACTTACTGATTCTTTCTGATATGTGCGaattatatgtaatttaaatatgtatttaatttgaatttaaaatattgtaaagtGAAGAAGATATTATCATATTAAATAAACATAATACATATCGTAATCATAACTGTTATTAAAAGTGTAAAAACCTCAATCGCAACCTTATTACTAGAATTCTTTCTGTTCTATAAAATAAACTGGCAACTACGAGACATGAACCCGGAAGCGATCTAAAGTAGAATGTTACAAAGAAAGTAGTATAACTGAATTACCGCGGTGGTACCGATAGACCTACATCGCTCATATAAATTCACGATGAAATCATGGCAATCGATAAATTGAATACATTACAATTAATCAATGCTTATAAATTAacaaaatctgatccttttataatctataacttctaacaataatataaattactGTATGTAAACGTTTCAACGAAACTTACCATGAATCCATAAAATGTCAAAACGTAGCAGATTCGATTCACAAGGAAAATAAGGAAATTAATACTTATTTAATAACATTTCTAAGTTAATATAATCAGATTCTAATACGTGTATATGTTACaatgtaaaaaattataagTAGACGTTTTTACATTTTTGTTCAAGATTTGCAAGAATTCTTGTTATACGCCGCTACAAACATAACGGTGTAAAACATACGCGACCGACTGACAGTGCACTGATTATGTTGGTATCGGCCAGATCACATACGATGCAACTGTACACGTGACACTAACTCTACACAGTATAATGGTGCTCaatatatgtgtgtgcgcgcgtgtgtgtgtgtatatatacacatcgAAATCACGGTTTTTAAAAGGAAGATTTGTTAGGAATTTCTTTCGAGATCATCAACATATAATCAGCACGATGATAATTTTGTTTAATGCTTGTTCTTCATAAAAAATAAtcaattgtatttttataaagatgacaaatgtaattattaaaaatttcaagaGTCACTGATAGTCACGTGTAATCTTTTTAGATTTCGAATCTATGAAATTCTGTACCTtaattatacatgtatattaatatttatgtaatcTATCACATATCTAATCCTTCTCAAGGACTAAGAAATAACAACATAAGTATTAGAATGGTATACACAacttaaagaaatattttcaattaaaacaTTTCTTTTAATTCGTAGGTTCATAggatagaaaataataaatattacatcaacatttttatgtgacatatttattttataaggaCATATACAAATGATTCTATAtagattttattttcaaatgagATTTTAAAGTTTTATGTTTCATTAACCCAAATGTTTAAAGTTTAAGTTATATAaagaaaattgatatatgtattgATGTACACTAAACTTTtctaaatattgaaaatcgCTGATTTCCTAGCAGACTGCTTTCTCTACCGCGAAATTTCATTTAGTCGAGAAACTGTTactgttttatatttatttattgtttgcTATTATTAAAAACCATTTTTCATAACACTATTGTGCTTTATAACATTAATGTTTTTATTTATAAGTTTCGAGTTAGTTTAATTGATATCAAGAGAAGGATATTTTTTCAGACAAGAGGTTTTAAAATTACTAGTACAGTCTTAAcaagaaaagaatattgtacTTACGTATATAGTATGTAAAAAGGTGATGTAGTGCAACGAATAGTATTGTACATATGCTGATATACCTATGCAAAATTTAATTTAGCCATTTCTTTGATGGCAGCACCAGCAAAGACGTGTCATACGTCAAAAGCAGTGAGTGTATATGCATCAAACAAAATTTTGTATCATATCCTATTTCTTgtacatttggtaaatttttaaaaagtcatttaatgttatatagtttaTAGTGCACTTGTTTTAACATCTTGATTGAAATGTTGAATGCACTAAAACAAGAAATCAAAACTAATTCGCCTTATACGCACAGTGTCCCATACCTTAAACCCTACTTAATGTTAAATGCTTTTTTAGTTTGTTCATTGTTGACGTGACTACGCTATTGCATAAATATTTTTAGATATAATGGTATCTCCATTTTTCCTAGTCACTCGCTGCGATCAAAATATTTGTACAGTGTAACCTAACCTgttcataattaaaaataatatgaaGATTTGATGTTACAGTATTTTTGTTTTTCTATATCTTTTAGAGATAGtttgttattattacttataatttttaatataatttatatatataccaaataaatgttttttttatcctatataaaataactgtATATTATTCTTAACTATTGATATATTTATCATAAGATGAACAATAAGTTGGATAAACTtatgtattaaaatttatataatataaagcaACATGAGTTAGAAGAAGATGATAATTACATAAGTTCACTAGTGTCTGTTATTTTTGGCGCTTGTATATGAAATGATATGatctttgtaattttatatattagtatatattCAGTATATATTCAGTATATATTCATAATATATTCAGTATAACGATGATAATAACCCAAAGACTGTAATAAGACTGTGTAAGACAgtgtaacaataataataacaaacactatcattaaaatttgtttcagtAAACTTTTCTAAGGGAATGAGGACTTTGTaccatttttttaattattttggaAAGGTGACAGGTGCTAGTTAACataatttctaataattatGGAAAATCAGAGTCACCAAGGCGAAGCTTACCAAACGTATCAATCTTTTTGGAAAAAGAATACTCGTGCTGTTCCAGGCAGGTATGTATAATAACATTATGCTTCTAATAATGgtaaaaataaagttataattaatctttagtattgattattgagaataatataattttttatattttacatgcaTAATAAAAGACCAAGTCCCAAACAAGATGGTAAGCTTGGTAAAATAGGTAGTACTACACTGATGTCTGGCAGTTCAGCTAATATAATATCTACAAGTGGTGGAGTTATATCAGGAAGTAGTGGAGGCTCTACATCATTTCAAGATTTTCAAGAGAGTGTAGATGATGCGTGGGATTCGGGAGATGATGAGTTTTGCACAGTCTCAGATGTAAAAATATCAAAACGAGTTAGCCAATCTGCTGCTATCAGTGTCATTAATAGTCATAGGTCAGGAAAAACATGCATAGATTCAGGGACAAATGTAAAATCTACGCATCGCGTTCAAGAAATTATTCCGGAGGAAAAACGGGCGGAAGCTCTCCAAAGACTAGCCGTGCAACCGTTGCATTTGCGAAATGCTAATTTGTCTATACATTCTCAAGTGAATAACAGTCAACATTCCACAGAAGATGTGGGTGTAAAGTACGGTGTTTCCCCGCAACATAAACCAACGCAATTCCCAGGCAGGCCGCAACCGCTAAGACAAACAACCGCGCCTGCTAAATTTTTTGTACCTTCTAAAGAACAAGGTGCTTATGGAACAATTTTTTACATTCATTTATCTTTAATATATCCTTAGTTTTGATTTGTTAATAATTGTAGATGGGGAAAGTAAAGTAGATAAATTTCAGTCCCTTCTGGAAGCTTCTGTATTAAACTTAGACGAACTGAGGCAGTTGTCGTGGTCGGGTGTACCTGCAAGACTGCGTTCTGTTACATGGAGGTTATTGTCTGTAAGTAATAAAGGTAAACTATGTCATATGTTTTATGCATAATGATAAAATTtcgtaaaaaatttttaattttgttttttgtCATCCAGGAGTATTTACCAGCTAATTTGGAGCGAAGGCAACACGTATTAGAACGAAAACGATTGGATTATTGGAATTTAGTGAAACAGTATTACGATACTGAAAGAGATGAAGGATTCCAAGATACATATCGTCAAATACACATTGACATTCCAAGAATGTCACCGCTTATTTCGTTGTTTCAACAAACAACAGTGCAATTCATCTTTGAAAGAATACTCTATATTTGGGCGATTCGACATCCCGCCTCTGGTTACGTTCAAGTATGTTTACGCCGTTGTTCTACCTTTAATTGTCATCTTCAGattgtttttattttcatttcttttccatgtaattttctttgtttttagGGAATGAATGATCTAGTGACACCTTTCTTTCTCGTGTTCTTGCAAGAAGCAGTGCCTGTGTCAGCGTGGCAAGATTTAGAAAATTATGATGTTGCATCATTGCAAAAAGAACAACGAGATATTATAGAAGCAGATAGCTTTTGGTGTTTGTCCAAGTTTCTCGATGGTATTCAAGATAATTATATCTTTGCTCAATTAGGCATCCAGCACAAAGTAAATCAGTTGAAGGAACTGATACAAAGAATTGATGGTTTGTAAATCAGTCATTTGGAACattctgtttttctttctttccattATACCTTGTTTTTGGATAATCACAGATATAATTCATTTTCTTAGTACCTTTGCATCAGCATCTACACCAACATGGCGTGGATTATTTACAGTTTTCTTTCCGATGGATGAATAATCTATTAACAAGAGAAATCCCTTTACATTGTACCATTCGTCTATGGGACACTTATTTAGCAGAATCTGATCGATTTGCTTCGTTTCAACTTTATGTATGCGCCGCGTTTCTTCTTCGCTGGAGACGTCATCTTTTATTGCAGCCTGATTTTCAAGTAAGTTTAGACCATAGCACTAGTGCAAACTATAATTCGATGTAAAGCTTTCTTTCAGTTATTAAGTAAAGAAAGATGGAGATAGTTTATTATTACTGTTTAGGGGCTAATGTTAATGCTACAAAACCTGCCTACTCAAAATTGGACAGATTCAGAAATAGGAATATTAGTAGCAGAAGCATACAAATTAAAATTCACATTCGCAGATGCTCCCAATCACTTGCAAGCTCACGATACCAGGTGACCACTTTGTAATGTGTTTAGATAACGATATGAGAATTGCAGCCACGAACATTGACACAAATGATTTTGTGCTAAAATGATACGCCTGTTTTTATAGTCATcgcttatattatataatatatcgatgaCTCTCAGGACCAGTTTAAATTGTTTTCTAATTGATTCAAGTTATTAATTTTAAGTCGCTTTGTTCTGTAGTTCAAAAAGGAAGCTTTGTTTTCGTTATGTTTTTCAAAGACTCAAagtctttacaaattttattactatattatatgatatattttattattattattattattattattattattaccattacCATTTCTATCATTATTACTAATAATATTGTAGCAATTATTTTTAGAGTTACTGGACGATAATCTATGAACAATAAGTTTGCTCGCCATTTCTCAAtttgtgaaaaatatatttagatgCATCCTGAAATACGAAGATGTAATGCGGATCGACCGCCACTCATGGTTCGTGTtacatttgtataatatatttaaaattattatatacatcGGTAACAAATAAGCGAAAGATTTTATAAACCAGTTGCAATTATATGATTGCTATTTTACGTAGCGATTACAAGTTTTCTTCTACTCGTATAAATTTTCAGTTTGTGCCCGATTTCATTTAAACAAGTTAGTATATGTAATTTACAATATACAAAGAGTAGCACATGTATtatgataatatttatttccaTTTCTGTCAGTTTTTCTTACTTCAGAATACCTTTAAAAAGAGAACAGGCTATTGTTCGGAATTTAGAATCTCGTGTCAGGAGATTTCGAAGCAAATGTTTGCCATGTTTATGCATTGCcataatacaaatattacagAGAGAGCTTCTATCTTTAAATTATCTGTACGTTATTCTTAGTTATCTATAAACATCTTACAAAATAATTAGAATGTATGATATTTTGTCCTTGGTCAGTGATTCAGTTGACTTTCGAACGAATGACATTGCGTTTATATATACACAAGAGTTTAATAGAACGTAAAAGTATCGAAAGATACTTGCCTGATAATTTGCATGTTGAGAAAGACTAAtcgaaaattgtataaaaaggaaaaagatataaaaaatgcGTATTTCATAAGATGAATTGTACTCTTAGCATATGGcacgtattattattatttactcgATATTGTTATGTTCTTTgtcgattaaatttaaaatagcgTGATGTTTTTTGATTCTTCGATTCCAATTTTTTGATCGAAAACTTGTACACACAAAGCGTGTAGCGTCGTCGATTAATAAACGAGACTGTCTCTTTCTTACTTATGtatctatataaatataatattcctTTCAAAGTATCTCGAAGTAAAAGTCGGACtgaatattactttataaataCATGAAATTATTTACTAAACGTATGGTATCATTATGATATTCTTAAGTTCAGAATACGTCTTGAATACTCATTGTCGAAAGATGTATGGCATATACATTGGTAGAAGTTTTTCGTTCGAGCGAAATTAACAATACCTATAAAATAAGTAAGAAAAAGGAGGGACGCGTGTGCCCATTTAGTGCTTCTTCAGCTGTCATCGATATCGATTTGATCATAATCGATGTTCAGTGACTGTAGAGATGCCAAAGAATCGTTCAGATTAAATGTTTCctgtaaaaaaaagaaacctCATTATATTCTTACGTTAATATAAAAACAGAAATACAGATGGAAATGGCAAGAAGAAACTTACGTAATCAACAGAAACCAGAGTTGGATAGATGCAAGGTATACATTCCATACGTGTGACGCCATTATTATCAGCGGTGCATTCGCAGTTTTGGCAAGGATTAGGTTGCGCCGTTAAAGCTACCCTCTTGGAGAAAACACTGGCGAATTTTTTGATCGAAGTCAGCTTATCGAAACGTAATTTGTTACCGCTAAATATTGTTCCATTAATCTCCAGAGACAAAGGCGTGCAATAACCTAACGCACTTTTTGAAAGTTTCACTTGTCTTCGTAGGTCGATATCACCGATTAACGTTCTGGAATCTTTTTTCGTATACGATTTTGTCGCGTCCAGACCATAGAAGATCTTATTCAGTTTCTCTTTTTCGAATTCGAAATCACCATCCATCAATATGTGAAGCGTAATATCGTGTTCCAATAATACCTCGTGTACCACTGCGTAGTCAAGCTAAGAGAGGAAATTTGTTTAAGGAAACAGATTGATTGAACGATTCGAATCGAATTGTAGTTCTGAAAAGCACAAGTGCCATTCAGAAGAATAACGTCGAATCACTTACCGTCTGATTTTCCGGCTCGCAATGCGAGCATGGCATTAAGATGAAAGTTTTTGATACGCCGGTTCTGAACACGAGTTTCGAGGCAAACGCGATTGCCGCGAAAATATCGCCGCTTCCATCGCCGATAGGCACGTGATCGAAGTAATCGACAAATCGCGCCACGTTCTTAGTAAAGATTTGTCCATCGAAGACGACGCTTCTCGGATGATCAAACACTCCGTTCGCTCCAAAGGTAACCAGAGACCAACGATTATCCGTCAGACCTTGATCGTTCAGCTCCTTGTTTAATTGAGTGACTAACTGTTCGATGCTACGATTTTCTTTCACACCGTGGTTACATTCTTTCCCCTCGACGATAAACACTACGTCGGTCGAGCATGGTACTCGATCACCTTCTAATTTAATGAACTGGCCTTCCGCAACTTGACTACCGTCTATCATACTGCAACTACTACATACGTCCGGTATTCTGAGATATGTATCATGGAACATACAAATCTGCATATAGGATAACGCCACGGTGCAGGCTTCCGATCTGCTCTCGCTCGCAGTACATATTTTCGAGTATTCTTCCGGCTCTATTACGTGGAAGCAGCTAAGGAATTCGGAACTTTTGTTCACGAACAAATCATTACAGAATTCTATGACCACCGAATCCGCTTTTGATTTTATTCTTGGATCGGAATTATTTGTCGGACACTTATCTTCGGTTTCTTGTTCGACCGACCAACTTTCGGCAAATACCCTCACGTTTTTTGTTACCATACCATTCGATGCGATGGTATCGTCCATTGGCTCGTAGTTCATCGTTCCGAGAATACCGGCGGTTTTGCCGTGATACCAACCGGATAATTCTAATGTACACAGATTGAATTTCAAATTGCATTCGAGTCGGAACTGATTTTGCTTGCGCTCCACGGTAACCACGCTTTCTGCCTGATAGACATACGTCGTTC
Encoded here:
- the LOC126918749 gene encoding tetratricopeptide repeat protein 39B-like isoform X1, which translates into the protein MSDIEEDEFQDAQESLPQPTSMDLDTAIMEAKKAIHYFFNNDFEEARKIMEPWAGSSMYHSLGTSIFAFLEAILTSEQKCIEKAVGAVKQCMTVCLKQRKHVTLTQNIGKMVKKTNYDAYTIEEVHAELCYAESLFLKSMLTFVEDETLVSFVKAGLKIRTCFLSYKECLSILNNRKWENNAHKIHFESGVRTGIGAFNLMISLLPAKIIKLLEFIGFSGDKEYGLSELEAGYGERRGLRHVLCAMFLLSYNLIISFVLSHTDGDLYWCEKVLEEELSLYPNGIWFLFFKGRLELTRGNFEKSLEWYTKSWKSQDLWPHFHHICFWELMWAHCSLQQWDEAATFADALAKESHWSRTIYLYQRAAILMMRKPPVQSEEKQMIDTLMMQASTYKQRIAGKSLPMEKFIVKKTERYFAQKKNLVLPIFELMYVWNLFRIVGKRQDLTLNMFKVIEEAEKELAKASKTEYHTDNEALLLLLKGACLRQMKHPLLAENCLKRVLELDKSIKEDTYLLPYATVELALLAQDQGNIQLAIGYLEDVKKTFAGYLLESRLQFRIHSDLMKLTGKKAEDILV
- the LOC126918749 gene encoding tetratricopeptide repeat protein 39B-like isoform X2, which encodes MSDIEEDEFQDAQESLPQPTSMDLDTAIMEAKKAIHYFFNNDFEEARKIMEPWAGSSMYHSLGTSIFAFLEAILTSEQKCIEKAVGAVKQCMTVCLKQRKHVTLTQNIGKMVKKTNYDAYTIEEVHAELCYAESLFLKSMLTFVEDETLVSFVKAGLKIRTCFLSYKECLSILNNRKWENNAHKIHFESGVRTGIGAFNLMISLLPAKIIKLLEFIGFSGDKEYGLSELEAGYGERRGLRHVLCAMFLLSYNLIISFVLSHTDGDLYWCEKVLEEELSLYPNGIWFLFFKGRLELTRGNFEKSLEWYTKSWKSQDLWPHFHHICFWELMWAHCSLQQWDEAATFADALAKESHWSRTIYLYQRAAILMMRKPPVQSEEKQMIDTLMMQASTYKQRIAGKSLPMEKFIVKKTERYFAQKKNLVLPIFELMYVWNLFRIVGKRQDLTLNMFKVIEEAEKELAKASKTEYHTDNEALLLLLKGACLRQMKHPLLAENCLKRVLELDKSIKEDTYLLPYATVELALLAQDQGNIQLAIGYLEDVNC
- the LOC126918754 gene encoding TBC1 domain family member 22B, with the translated sequence MENQSHQGEAYQTYQSFWKKNTRAVPGRPSPKQDGKLGKIGSTTLMSGSSANIISTSGGVISGSSGGSTSFQDFQESVDDAWDSGDDEFCTVSDVKISKRVSQSAAISVINSHRSGKTCIDSGTNVKSTHRVQEIIPEEKRAEALQRLAVQPLHLRNANLSIHSQVNNSQHSTEDVGVKYGVSPQHKPTQFPGRPQPLRQTTAPAKFFVPSKEQDGESKVDKFQSLLEASVLNLDELRQLSWSGVPARLRSVTWRLLSEYLPANLERRQHVLERKRLDYWNLVKQYYDTERDEGFQDTYRQIHIDIPRMSPLISLFQQTTVQFIFERILYIWAIRHPASGYVQGMNDLVTPFFLVFLQEAVPVSAWQDLENYDVASLQKEQRDIIEADSFWCLSKFLDGIQDNYIFAQLGIQHKVNQLKELIQRIDVPLHQHLHQHGVDYLQFSFRWMNNLLTREIPLHCTIRLWDTYLAESDRFASFQLYVCAAFLLRWRRHLLLQPDFQGLMLMLQNLPTQNWTDSEIGILVAEAYKLKFTFADAPNHLQAHDTR